In Cydia splendana unplaced genomic scaffold, ilCydSple1.2 scaffold_94_ctg1, whole genome shotgun sequence, one genomic interval encodes:
- the LOC134805960 gene encoding uncharacterized protein LOC134805960, with protein sequence MAETFNFDGDGEGSDVNMQYELNVDHTQFLSIAGENNMNLASDNNNINTNSNNIQRDEQSRLPKRIRDDDDENGQWHEVERRRKKLNTRTLNLDPPSQRAATPNQVAMATSCKNAFPKQFALAKLLKQHGITGILKVKYVNPYKLLINFENDESAMNFINNTELAKLEWKRQNTAEVGLSFGIISDIETDLSEEDLLKDIESEVDIASIKRLNRISPDGWTASESVRIGFKGSRLPSHVFLCGLRIKVRPYIFPVTQCSRCWRFGHTAKMCPANKPICPKCGERHANCETQQFTCANCRGEHLAMSKKCPTYLKEKRIRELMREFNCTYQKALDIFVPPSPTVPETNVATIQQTVNVHDTPDDVTESQPTYRDISRKVPETNKQSKVPSGTQRQSKMNVNRPQTNARPESSTSATRKQTAPDNVGADMSQERRENSYQENVSERSEEEIQCLSELLERLKDLLFVRSLSLQEKIYTGYKMVKTWLLSCIVKILSELPLLKNVFGSGNG encoded by the coding sequence ATGGCTGAAACGTTTAATTTTGATGGTGACGGGGAGGGCAGTGATGTAAATATGCAATACGAGTTAAACGTAGACCACACACAATTTTTGAGCATAGCAGGTGAGAATAATATGAACTTAGCCAGtgataataataacattaacacaaatagtaacaatataCAGCGCGATGAACAATCAAGATTGCCCAAGAGAATtcgtgatgatgatgacgagaATGGACAATGGCATGAGGTGGAAAGGAGACGCAAAAAATTAAATACGAGAACCTTGAACTTAGACCCTCCGTCGCAACGCGCAGCTACACCTAACCAAGTGGCAATGGCAACTTCATGCAAAAATGCATTCCCGAAACAATTTGCTTTGGCCAAGTTATTGAAGCAACATGGAATCACGGGTATATTAAAAGTCAAATACGTCaatccatacaaacttttgATAAATTTTGAGAATGATGAAAGCGCCATGAATTTCATCAATAACACGGAATTGGCAAAATTGGAATGGAAAAGACAAAATACAGCAGAAGTTGGATTATCTTTTGGTATTATAAGTGACATTGAGACAGACCTTTCTGAAGAAGATCTACTAAAGGATATTGAAAGCGAAGTAGACATAGCCTCTATCAAGCGTCTTAACCGAATAAGCCCTGATGGTTGGACAGCGAGCGAGAGCGTCAGGATTGGGTTTAAGGGGTCGAGGCTCCCGTCTCACGTGTTTCTGTGCGGTTTAAGAATTAAAGTGAGACCATACATTTTTCCGGTCACACAATGCTCGCGCTGCTGGAGATTCGGCCATACAGCAAAAATGTGCCCCGCCAACAAACCAATTTGTCCAAAATGTGGTGAGAGACATGCGAATTGTGAGACACAACAGTTCACGTGTGCCAACTGTAGAGGTGAGCACTTAGCAATGTCCAAGAAATGTCCTACATATCTCAAAGAGAAAAGAATTAGAGAACTTATGAGAGAATTCAACTGTACATACCAAAAAGCGCTTGATATATTTGTACCACCTTCTCCAACAGTACCGGAGACGAACGTTGCGACAATTCAACAGACAGTGAATGTTCATGATACTCCGGATGACGTCACGGAATCCCAGCCAACATACAGGGATATTTCTCGTAAAGTTCCGGAAACGAACAAACAAAGCAAGGTACCTTCTGGGACACAGAGACAATCGAAAATGAATGTTAATCGACCACAAACGAACGCTCGTCCGGAATCAAGTACAAGCGCCACGCGTAAGCAAACAGCCCCAGATAACGTAGGAGCAGATATGTCACAGGAACGTCGAGAGAACTCGTACCAAGAGAATGTAAGTGAACGAAGCGAGGAAGAAATTCAGTGCCTGTCAGAATTGCTCGAGCGTTTAAAAGACCTTTTATTTGTCAGAAGTCTTAGCTTGCAGGAGAAGATATACACTGGTTACAAAATGGTAAAAACTTGGTTATTATCGTGTATAGTTAAAATATTGTCTGAATTACCTTTGCTGAAAAATGTTTTCGGGTCCGGCAATGGGTAA